A region of Fibrobacter succinogenes subsp. succinogenes S85 DNA encodes the following proteins:
- a CDS encoding ElyC/SanA/YdcF family protein: MSKILKSDKSSQKKKNFSIGIALLILLAIAIITYIIFEKSGHWLVQDDNFEHVKWVAILDGQSADLERSDFAANLLNEGQADSVLILGRRVYRDRSNSEYYADDFMKLGAFDSNAVFLVPHNDPSTISEAYSLVPWLKKHNADTVLLLTSAASTYRVKRIFQKLSGNSPVYITKDIHHVTYNPNCWYSNRESRKDWLRGWAALFVSYFDLFNTDTLEAVDSSYYKPIKSYAEYKREFRSNVNLQKLLPKIEDKIKVESEKEAVKDSVKATAKETTKEAVKDSSKTQEKTSAKAKDTPKATAKELPKEKAVEKKADAKAPAKAQTKPAKK; the protein is encoded by the coding sequence TTGTCAAAAATTTTAAAATCAGATAAGAGCAGCCAAAAGAAAAAGAACTTCAGCATAGGCATCGCATTGCTGATTTTACTTGCAATAGCAATTATCACATATATCATCTTTGAAAAAAGCGGTCACTGGCTTGTTCAAGACGATAACTTTGAACATGTCAAATGGGTCGCCATTCTCGACGGGCAAAGTGCAGACCTTGAACGTAGCGATTTTGCGGCGAACCTTTTAAACGAAGGCCAAGCAGATTCAGTCCTCATTCTCGGTCGTCGCGTTTATCGCGACCGAAGCAACTCTGAATATTACGCCGACGACTTTATGAAACTAGGCGCATTCGATAGCAATGCCGTTTTTCTCGTCCCGCACAACGATCCCTCCACCATCAGCGAAGCCTATTCGCTCGTCCCTTGGCTCAAGAAGCACAATGCCGACACAGTCCTTTTGCTGACATCCGCAGCCTCCACATACCGAGTCAAGAGAATTTTCCAGAAGCTTTCAGGCAATAGCCCAGTCTACATCACCAAAGATATTCATCACGTGACATACAATCCCAATTGCTGGTACAGCAACCGCGAATCGCGCAAAGACTGGCTCCGTGGCTGGGCAGCTCTTTTCGTCTCGTACTTTGACCTTTTCAATACAGATACGCTTGAAGCAGTGGACTCCTCATACTACAAACCCATTAAATCTTACGCTGAATACAAGCGAGAATTCCGTTCAAACGTCAACTTGCAAAAACTCCTGCCGAAAATTGAGGACAAGATAAAAGTCGAATCAGAAAAAGAAGCCGTCAAGGATTCTGTAAAAGCAACAGCCAAAGAAACAACAAAAGAAGCTGTGAAAGATTCAAGCAAGACGCAAGAAAAAACATCGGCAAAAGCCAAAGATACACCCAAGGCTACAGCGAAAGAACTGCCGAAAGAAAAGGCTGTAGAAAAGAAAGCTGATGCTAAAGCGCCTGCGAAAGCACAAACAAAGCCAGCAAAAAAATAA
- a CDS encoding D-alanine--D-alanine ligase family protein, with product MSRLRVLVLMGGPSTEHDVSVVSGTGVVRAMDPEKYNIHPVLIDKDGTWHWSSRELSPYQKANFSENYFHSLEGTAANKKKSPALSELPSADIAFLALHGKWGEDGHIQAMLENWNIPYTGCGLLASALAMDKIKSKEIYRANGIPTPPYRVIWKHDFTGDTLVSVADELGYPLVIKDPLGGSSIGIGIAKNLDEAGKIAQDLFKDSNRLLCEKFIAGGEASCGYIEGEKPLPPTEMRMTTREYFDFEAKYNGECQEVTPAEFAPELTARIQELVKNAHYALGGAGYSRTDVRITKDGELFAIETNTLPGMTPTSLLPQQAACVGITYSQLIDLIIDKSLEIKR from the coding sequence ATGTCCCGTTTACGCGTTTTGGTATTGATGGGCGGTCCATCTACTGAACATGATGTTTCTGTCGTTAGCGGTACTGGCGTTGTGCGCGCCATGGATCCGGAAAAGTACAACATCCACCCGGTGCTCATTGACAAAGACGGTACCTGGCACTGGTCTTCCCGTGAACTTTCTCCGTACCAGAAGGCTAATTTCTCGGAAAACTATTTCCACAGCCTCGAAGGCACAGCCGCCAACAAAAAGAAGTCTCCGGCTCTTTCGGAACTTCCGTCGGCCGATATTGCATTCCTCGCCCTCCACGGCAAGTGGGGCGAAGACGGCCACATCCAGGCCATGCTCGAAAACTGGAACATCCCGTACACGGGTTGCGGCCTTTTGGCATCGGCACTAGCCATGGACAAGATTAAGTCCAAAGAAATTTACCGTGCAAACGGTATCCCGACTCCGCCTTACCGCGTGATCTGGAAGCACGACTTTACCGGTGACACGCTCGTAAGCGTTGCCGACGAACTCGGATACCCACTCGTCATCAAGGACCCGCTGGGAGGCTCATCCATCGGCATTGGCATCGCGAAGAATCTCGACGAAGCAGGCAAGATTGCACAGGACTTGTTCAAGGATTCTAACCGTTTGCTCTGCGAAAAGTTCATCGCCGGTGGCGAGGCTAGCTGCGGCTACATCGAAGGAGAAAAGCCACTCCCGCCGACTGAAATGCGCATGACGACCCGCGAATACTTTGACTTCGAAGCGAAGTACAACGGCGAATGCCAGGAAGTCACTCCGGCTGAATTTGCACCGGAACTCACAGCACGCATCCAGGAACTTGTGAAGAACGCCCACTACGCTTTGGGCGGTGCTGGCTACAGCCGTACGGACGTCCGCATCACGAAGGATGGCGAGCTCTTTGCGATTGAAACGAACACGCTCCCGGGCATGACCCCGACATCGCTGTTGCCGCAACAGGCAGCTTGCGTTGGCATCACCTACAGCCAGCTCATTGACCTCATCATCGACAAGAGCTTGGAGATTAAGCGTTAG
- the groL gene encoding chaperonin GroEL (60 kDa chaperone family; promotes refolding of misfolded polypeptides especially under stressful conditions; forms two stacked rings of heptamers to form a barrel-shaped 14mer; ends can be capped by GroES; misfolded proteins enter the barrel where they are refolded when GroES binds): MAKQLKFDVAARESLMKGVDKLANAVKVTLGPKGRNVMIARSFGAPNVTKDGVSVAKEVELEDAYENLGAQMAKEVANKTSDAAGDGTTTATVLAQAITREGLKNVAAGANPMDIKRGMDAAVEAVIKEVGKMAVKINGKEHIAQVATISANNDPEIGELLANAMEKVGNDGVITIEESKTAETVLDVVEGMQFDRGYLSPYFVTNTDSMEVALENPYILLYDKKISTMKDLLPMLEHVAKQGKSLLIIAEDVDGEALATLVVNKMRGTLKVAAVKAPGFGDRRKAMLEDIAILTGGMLVSEDTGAKLEDAPVTVLGKAKSITITKDNTTIVEGAGDAASIKGRIAQIKKQIEATTSDYDREKLQERLAKLAGGVAVIKVGAATEVEMKEKKDRVDDAMHATRAAVEEGIVPGGGVALIRAEKAIDALQFDNADQKTGAAIIRRAIEEPLRQIVQNAGLEGSVVVNKVKEGKDGFGYNAKTDTYEDLIKAGVIDPAKVTRTALKNASSIASMILTTDCVITEKKEPKAPAAPAMDPSMGMGGMM, encoded by the coding sequence ATGGCAAAGCAATTGAAGTTTGATGTAGCAGCTCGCGAATCCCTCATGAAGGGCGTTGACAAGCTCGCCAATGCAGTTAAGGTTACTCTCGGTCCTAAGGGCCGTAACGTGATGATCGCACGTTCTTTCGGTGCTCCGAACGTCACTAAGGACGGCGTTTCTGTCGCTAAGGAAGTCGAACTCGAAGACGCATACGAAAATCTCGGCGCTCAGATGGCTAAGGAAGTCGCCAACAAGACTTCTGACGCTGCTGGTGACGGTACCACGACTGCAACCGTTCTCGCTCAGGCAATCACTCGCGAAGGCCTCAAGAACGTCGCTGCTGGTGCAAACCCGATGGACATCAAGCGCGGTATGGACGCTGCTGTCGAAGCCGTGATCAAGGAAGTCGGCAAGATGGCCGTCAAGATTAATGGCAAGGAACACATCGCCCAGGTCGCAACGATTTCTGCTAACAACGACCCGGAAATTGGCGAACTCCTCGCCAACGCTATGGAAAAGGTCGGCAACGATGGCGTCATCACCATCGAAGAATCCAAGACTGCTGAAACCGTCCTCGACGTTGTCGAAGGTATGCAGTTCGACCGTGGCTACCTCTCTCCGTACTTCGTCACGAACACGGACAGCATGGAAGTCGCTCTCGAAAATCCGTACATTCTCCTGTACGACAAGAAGATTTCTACCATGAAGGATTTGCTCCCGATGCTCGAACACGTTGCAAAGCAGGGCAAGTCTCTCCTCATCATCGCCGAAGACGTCGATGGCGAAGCTCTCGCAACGCTCGTTGTGAACAAGATGCGCGGCACTTTGAAGGTTGCTGCCGTTAAGGCTCCGGGCTTTGGTGACCGTCGTAAGGCAATGCTCGAAGATATCGCTATCCTCACTGGCGGTATGCTCGTCTCCGAAGACACCGGTGCTAAGCTCGAAGATGCTCCGGTTACCGTTCTCGGTAAGGCAAAGTCCATCACCATCACGAAGGACAACACCACGATCGTCGAAGGTGCTGGCGACGCCGCTTCTATCAAGGGCCGTATCGCTCAGATCAAGAAGCAGATCGAAGCTACCACTAGCGACTATGACCGTGAAAAGCTCCAGGAACGCTTGGCAAAGCTCGCCGGTGGCGTTGCTGTGATCAAGGTCGGTGCTGCAACCGAAGTTGAAATGAAGGAAAAGAAGGACCGCGTCGATGACGCTATGCACGCAACTCGCGCCGCTGTCGAAGAAGGTATCGTTCCGGGTGGTGGCGTTGCTCTCATCCGCGCTGAAAAGGCTATCGACGCTCTCCAGTTCGACAATGCCGACCAGAAGACTGGTGCTGCAATCATCCGCCGCGCTATCGAAGAACCGCTCCGCCAGATCGTCCAGAACGCAGGCCTCGAAGGCTCTGTGGTCGTGAACAAGGTCAAGGAAGGCAAGGACGGCTTTGGCTACAATGCTAAGACCGACACTTACGAAGACCTCATCAAGGCTGGCGTCATTGACCCGGCTAAGGTGACCCGCACGGCTCTCAAGAACGCCTCCTCCATCGCTTCGATGATCCTCACGACTGACTGCGTGATCACCGAAAAGAAGGAACCGAAGGCTCCGGCAGCTCCGGCTATGGATCCGTCCATGGGCATGGGCGGCATGATGTAA
- the groES gene encoding co-chaperone GroES yields MIKPLADRIVVKPAEAEQKTSSGLFIPDNAKEKPMQGKVVAVGPGRKNDKGEVVAMEVKVGDVVLYGKYSGTEVTVDGENFLIVKESDVIATL; encoded by the coding sequence ATGATCAAGCCTTTAGCAGATCGAATCGTTGTCAAGCCGGCAGAAGCCGAACAGAAGACCTCCTCCGGTCTCTTCATTCCGGATAATGCAAAGGAAAAGCCGATGCAGGGTAAGGTCGTGGCCGTAGGTCCGGGTCGCAAGAACGACAAGGGCGAAGTAGTCGCTATGGAAGTCAAGGTTGGCGACGTGGTGCTTTACGGCAAGTACAGCGGTACCGAAGTTACCGTTGATGGCGAAAACTTCCTCATCGTTAAGGAATCCGACGTTATCGCTACTCTGTAA
- a CDS encoding DUF748 domain-containing protein: MKKPLKITLIVLGSLILLYFVTLLVAPKIARSYIEEHSKEMIGRSITIKNISLNPFTYVLDVDTLAVMEADDKTRFVAFDKFSMNINPLKLFTRTLDISDIYMKALYVRTTQHGERFNFSDILDFLAQKDSIYYAEHPEEKKVESDSSKSAAEIAAGLPVKLSLRNIVFDKGNIIYQDTKVGSKFHLKDFSINIPAIYLEDNSTGVDVSLKFADGGDLNVKVDANMATYDFNIFLNLNRFALSCIKPYLNDSINYKDFAGYLSAQISISGNINSILASNVKGKVSLDKIDLTEVSGSKMGAENVTVGINKANLVDNEYLIDSVIVDGAFAHIDLYKDGKTNIDVLLTPKNKAGSVTDTTAADSTQVEPVAEAAKQEPADTTKVVADSTSATTTAEKPAAAKKLKAKINKLLVKNTYITITDHTIIRPFNYKVSAITVTGQNINYDTPCNVNVSAAFPEGGSLSLKYHGALSNLNTMDIYISVKNLVLKHFSNYSLHYTAYPLKAGTLAFASENKIVDRNLDSKNTIDIYNITVGNKVDDIDPEYTVPMKIGLYILKDKDDKIQFDVPVKGNLDDPEFSYGKIIWKTVVNLLVKVAISPFRLVGNLAMAGANALGFDLGKNNEVLIDANTETFTSEQYAKAIKMTEMLQKDPKLMLTFTQYYNPRKTAKEYKVKQLKIDFYKQKNNKTELNELDYRAIEEIKEKDKEFQAYVKEHSAEIDKNYMMKVLPQMATKRNNDLLKVLRAQPGVTKKNLKVITAPRDALRGYKDKPMYKVDVDVQ; the protein is encoded by the coding sequence ATGAAAAAGCCACTCAAAATCACCCTCATTGTATTAGGATCTTTGATCCTCCTCTACTTCGTCACACTTCTCGTAGCGCCCAAGATTGCCCGTAGCTACATCGAAGAGCACTCCAAGGAAATGATTGGCCGAAGCATCACCATCAAGAACATCAGCCTGAACCCGTTTACCTACGTCTTGGACGTAGATACGCTCGCGGTCATGGAAGCGGACGACAAGACCCGCTTTGTCGCGTTCGACAAGTTCAGCATGAACATCAACCCGTTAAAGCTCTTCACGAGAACGCTTGACATCAGCGACATCTACATGAAGGCCCTCTATGTTCGCACCACGCAGCACGGAGAACGCTTCAACTTCTCCGACATTCTAGACTTCCTCGCCCAAAAGGACAGCATCTATTATGCCGAGCACCCCGAAGAAAAGAAGGTCGAATCGGACAGCAGCAAGAGCGCTGCCGAAATCGCCGCCGGGCTCCCCGTCAAGCTCAGCCTGAGAAACATTGTATTCGACAAGGGCAACATCATCTACCAGGATACAAAAGTCGGCTCCAAGTTCCACCTCAAGGACTTTTCCATCAACATCCCGGCCATTTATCTCGAAGACAACTCGACCGGCGTCGACGTGAGCCTCAAGTTTGCAGACGGCGGTGACCTGAACGTGAAGGTCGATGCCAACATGGCCACCTACGACTTCAACATTTTCCTGAACCTGAATAGATTTGCACTCTCCTGCATCAAGCCGTACCTGAACGATTCCATCAACTACAAGGATTTTGCGGGTTACCTCTCGGCTCAAATCTCCATCAGCGGTAACATCAACAGCATCCTCGCCTCCAATGTCAAGGGCAAGGTCTCGCTCGACAAGATTGACCTCACCGAAGTCAGCGGAAGCAAGATGGGCGCAGAAAACGTCACCGTCGGAATCAACAAGGCAAACCTCGTCGACAACGAATACCTCATCGACTCCGTCATCGTAGATGGTGCCTTCGCCCACATCGACCTGTACAAGGACGGCAAGACAAACATTGACGTACTCCTCACCCCGAAGAACAAGGCCGGAAGCGTGACGGATACAACCGCCGCCGATTCTACGCAGGTAGAACCGGTTGCAGAAGCTGCAAAGCAAGAACCCGCAGACACGACGAAGGTCGTCGCTGATTCGACTAGCGCAACAACCACAGCAGAAAAGCCCGCCGCCGCAAAGAAGCTCAAGGCGAAGATTAACAAGCTCCTCGTCAAGAACACTTACATCACCATCACCGATCACACCATTATCCGTCCGTTCAACTACAAGGTGAGCGCCATTACCGTTACCGGCCAGAACATCAACTACGACACGCCTTGCAACGTGAACGTTTCTGCCGCATTCCCCGAAGGTGGCAGTCTCTCGCTCAAATACCACGGAGCCCTCAGCAACCTGAACACGATGGACATCTACATCAGCGTGAAAAACCTCGTGCTCAAGCACTTCTCGAACTACTCGTTGCACTACACAGCCTACCCGCTCAAGGCAGGCACCCTCGCCTTCGCCAGCGAAAACAAGATTGTCGACCGCAACCTCGACAGCAAGAACACCATCGACATTTACAACATCACCGTCGGGAACAAGGTGGACGACATTGATCCGGAATACACAGTCCCGATGAAGATCGGTCTCTATATCTTGAAGGACAAGGACGACAAGATTCAGTTCGACGTGCCGGTCAAAGGTAACCTGGACGACCCGGAATTCTCTTACGGCAAAATCATCTGGAAGACAGTCGTGAACCTTCTCGTAAAGGTCGCCATTTCGCCGTTCAGACTCGTCGGGAACCTCGCCATGGCAGGCGCCAACGCTCTCGGCTTTGACCTCGGCAAGAACAACGAAGTGCTAATTGATGCCAACACCGAAACGTTCACCAGCGAACAATACGCCAAGGCCATCAAAATGACCGAAATGCTCCAGAAGGATCCGAAGTTAATGCTGACATTCACGCAATACTACAATCCGAGAAAGACAGCCAAGGAATACAAGGTCAAGCAGCTCAAAATTGATTTCTACAAACAAAAGAATAATAAGACTGAACTGAACGAACTTGACTACAGAGCCATTGAAGAAATCAAGGAAAAAGACAAGGAGTTCCAGGCTTACGTCAAGGAACATTCCGCTGAAATTGACAAGAACTACATGATGAAGGTTCTCCCGCAAATGGCAACAAAGCGCAACAACGACCTTCTCAAGGTCTTGCGCGCACAGCCGGGTGTCACGAAAAAGAACCTCAAGGTCATCACTGCTCCGAGAGACGCACTCCGCGGCTACAAAGACAAACCGATGTATAAAGTTGACGTAGACGTACAATAA
- a CDS encoding glycoside hydrolase family 9 protein has protein sequence MNAKIHYCHPGYVPSGAKSFLVAFSEGSSLPSVKFNILDSENRVVYEGLAENLQRCEYTGETLFKGDFSAVKTPGRYQIALVDFDAKSHLFEVSDEWVLRELKSNIKSFYYQRSGVELPERLAGIWARPAAHLDDKLEFHPTMERAGLWNAHGGWYDAGDYGKYIVNGGVSVATLMLGCELMQVHSQKSSIVGGADFKESYELPVSLLDEVRFELEFFLRMQDDDGGVFFKVTPYRWDGFVTPTESDASQKRYILGKSTSSTLNFVGALAQAHHVYANVDSEFAEKCLFAAVRAYLWSEKNPEVDWPHNTEGSGGYGDSDLGDDFFWARAMLYRELKNVESIADVNVAGLLERLESQLPVDMDTYLPTYGLQWRSTQNLAWFALATMDCKWTERARMAFKYTAEEILHLQKEDPYGLSICKFIWGSNGDIANHALTLYLAYEWFNDSKYRDAAMEQIEFIYGKNPVDVSFVTGSAWSSPKFPHHRISHSDGVDEPVPGLVVGGINEDRQDLHRKPHYMGEARGMSYADEQCSFASNEVAINWSAPLTAALLLLSA, from the coding sequence ATGAACGCGAAAATCCATTATTGTCATCCGGGTTATGTTCCTTCAGGAGCAAAGTCTTTTTTGGTCGCCTTTTCGGAAGGCTCCTCTTTGCCGTCGGTCAAGTTCAATATTCTAGATAGCGAAAATCGCGTTGTTTATGAGGGTTTGGCCGAAAACTTGCAGCGCTGTGAATACACCGGCGAGACTCTGTTCAAGGGTGACTTTTCGGCGGTCAAAACCCCGGGGCGTTACCAGATTGCCTTGGTGGACTTTGATGCGAAGTCGCATTTGTTTGAAGTCTCGGACGAATGGGTTTTGCGTGAACTCAAGTCGAATATCAAGTCGTTCTATTACCAACGGAGCGGTGTTGAATTACCGGAGCGTCTGGCGGGGATTTGGGCTCGCCCGGCGGCACATTTGGACGATAAGCTGGAATTCCATCCGACGATGGAACGCGCGGGGCTTTGGAATGCTCATGGCGGCTGGTACGATGCGGGCGATTACGGCAAGTACATTGTGAATGGCGGCGTGAGTGTTGCGACTTTGATGCTCGGCTGTGAACTGATGCAGGTACATTCTCAAAAGTCTTCAATTGTTGGCGGAGCCGACTTTAAAGAATCGTATGAACTGCCGGTAAGCTTGCTTGATGAAGTCCGTTTTGAACTGGAATTTTTCTTGCGCATGCAAGATGATGATGGTGGAGTGTTCTTCAAGGTGACTCCTTATCGTTGGGATGGCTTTGTGACGCCTACGGAATCGGATGCTTCTCAAAAGCGCTATATCCTTGGAAAGTCGACTTCTTCGACGTTGAATTTTGTGGGCGCACTAGCTCAGGCTCACCACGTTTATGCAAATGTTGATAGCGAATTTGCAGAAAAATGCTTGTTTGCCGCTGTTCGCGCATACCTTTGGTCCGAAAAAAATCCTGAAGTCGATTGGCCGCACAATACAGAAGGCAGTGGCGGCTATGGTGATTCGGATTTAGGTGATGACTTTTTCTGGGCTCGTGCGATGCTGTATCGCGAACTGAAAAATGTGGAAAGTATTGCAGACGTAAATGTTGCCGGCTTGTTAGAACGTTTGGAAAGTCAACTTCCGGTAGATATGGACACGTACCTGCCGACATACGGATTGCAATGGCGATCAACGCAGAACCTAGCCTGGTTTGCACTTGCGACAATGGATTGCAAGTGGACGGAACGCGCCCGTATGGCGTTCAAGTACACGGCCGAAGAAATCTTGCATCTGCAAAAGGAAGACCCGTATGGACTTTCAATTTGCAAGTTCATCTGGGGGAGCAATGGCGATATTGCAAACCATGCGCTGACGCTTTATTTGGCGTATGAATGGTTTAATGATTCGAAGTATCGCGATGCGGCGATGGAACAGATTGAATTTATTTACGGCAAGAATCCTGTAGACGTGAGCTTTGTGACGGGCTCTGCTTGGAGTTCCCCGAAGTTCCCGCATCACCGCATTAGCCATTCCGATGGCGTTGATGAACCGGTGCCTGGGCTTGTCGTTGGTGGCATTAATGAAGACCGCCAGGATTTGCATAGGAAACCGCATTACATGGGGGAGGCTCGTGGCATGTCTTATGCAGACGAGCAATGTTCTTTTGCCAGTAACGAAGTTGCTATCAACTGGAGCGCTCCTCTGACTGCGGCATTGCTGCTGTTAAGCGCTTAA
- the tsaB gene encoding tRNA (adenosine(37)-N6)-threonylcarbamoyltransferase complex dimerization subunit type 1 TsaB: MNYNLIVDTSRKGISMALSADSVYEEMVDPSAKGEILSASLDNLLAKVGATLDDVKRVMVTVGPGSFSGLRTGVAFCQGLCFSGKRNLYGVTTLQALACFAGVPDESVAVVIRARNGFWYLRLNNEESFIETADVVARLQASSVKNAVVDAAALTDEALVAVFKDKGIATTLDTDKKLNMWSPLFDTVKPSLIQEANYIQPSYFEKLKV, encoded by the coding sequence ATGAACTATAACTTAATAGTAGATACATCCCGAAAGGGAATTTCGATGGCACTGAGCGCGGACTCCGTGTACGAAGAAATGGTCGATCCATCTGCCAAGGGCGAAATTCTAAGCGCAAGCTTGGATAACCTTTTGGCTAAGGTCGGCGCCACTCTCGATGACGTGAAGCGTGTCATGGTAACTGTCGGACCGGGCTCGTTCAGCGGACTGCGAACGGGCGTCGCGTTCTGCCAGGGCCTTTGCTTTAGCGGCAAGCGCAATTTGTATGGCGTGACGACATTGCAAGCCCTCGCCTGCTTTGCCGGCGTTCCCGATGAATCTGTTGCTGTCGTGATTCGCGCACGCAATGGATTCTGGTACTTGCGTTTGAACAACGAAGAGAGCTTTATTGAAACTGCAGACGTTGTTGCACGACTCCAGGCTAGTTCCGTGAAGAACGCTGTTGTTGATGCAGCCGCGCTTACAGACGAAGCGCTCGTCGCCGTTTTCAAGGACAAAGGAATCGCAACGACTCTCGACACCGACAAGAAGCTCAACATGTGGTCTCCGCTTTTTGATACTGTGAAACCATCGCTCATTCAAGAAGCAAACTACATCCAGCCGTCTTACTTCGAGAAGTTGAAGGTGTAA
- the rimI gene encoding ribosomal protein S18-alanine N-acetyltransferase, which produces MLLREMTENDLPQVLELQRELAFQDWNEKQFLSEIRASYAYCVVCEDEAKLLGYAIFHLLGPDSELLSIATRASEQRKGIGSQLLKAGLDKLTENGDQCFLEVRDGNAKARAFYEKHGFKLYSVRKKYYSDGEDAALYKFCR; this is translated from the coding sequence ATGCTACTGCGCGAGATGACCGAAAATGACTTGCCACAAGTTCTTGAATTGCAACGGGAACTTGCGTTTCAGGATTGGAACGAGAAGCAATTTCTGTCGGAAATCCGCGCAAGCTATGCATATTGCGTTGTTTGTGAAGATGAAGCCAAGCTTTTAGGTTATGCCATATTCCATTTGCTCGGACCCGATTCCGAACTCTTGAGTATCGCCACTCGCGCATCAGAACAGCGCAAAGGCATCGGCAGTCAACTTTTGAAAGCGGGTTTGGACAAGCTCACCGAAAATGGCGACCAATGTTTTTTGGAAGTCCGTGATGGAAACGCCAAGGCTCGCGCCTTTTACGAGAAGCACGGGTTCAAGCTGTATAGCGTCCGCAAGAAATATTATTCCGATGGCGAAGACGCCGCATTGTACAAGTTCTGCAGGTAA
- a CDS encoding sugar nucleotidyltransferase, which yields MKIVLPVAGNGIRLRPYTENLPKCLLPVAGKTILDWIVDDALFLNPSETIFITGYKASAVDDFLKQKPEWGAVRTVVQSNPQGLGEAISLALPYVNDDEPLLIILGDTLFEADLSILKNASENILYTFKVADPKRFGVAVTDKNGHIERLVEKPQEFVSDEAIVGIYYIKDVKALKEALNYLMQNDIRTKGEFQLTDALERMIQGGCKFRTAPVEKWLDCGLVETLLATNAHVLNRNATTESPVDGAEIIMPCHIGKNVVIKNSKVGPNVSVGDNCVIENSEVSDAILWNGVKVVNQKLADAVIHE from the coding sequence ATGAAAATTGTACTTCCTGTTGCTGGAAATGGCATTCGCCTACGTCCATACACGGAAAATCTACCAAAGTGTTTGCTTCCTGTTGCTGGTAAGACAATCTTAGACTGGATTGTCGATGATGCTCTTTTTTTGAATCCTTCTGAGACGATTTTTATAACGGGTTATAAAGCTTCGGCTGTAGATGATTTTTTGAAACAGAAACCGGAATGGGGCGCTGTTCGTACGGTGGTCCAGTCCAATCCGCAGGGCTTGGGCGAAGCTATTAGCCTTGCTCTTCCGTATGTAAACGATGACGAACCGCTTTTGATTATCCTCGGCGATACTCTTTTTGAGGCTGATTTGTCCATCTTGAAGAATGCATCCGAGAATATTCTTTACACGTTCAAGGTCGCTGACCCGAAGCGTTTTGGAGTCGCAGTCACGGATAAGAATGGTCATATTGAACGCCTTGTGGAAAAGCCGCAGGAATTCGTTTCAGACGAAGCTATAGTTGGCATTTATTACATCAAGGATGTCAAGGCTCTCAAGGAGGCGTTGAACTACCTCATGCAGAACGACATCCGCACGAAGGGCGAATTCCAGTTGACGGATGCCCTTGAACGCATGATTCAGGGTGGTTGCAAGTTCCGTACGGCTCCGGTTGAAAAGTGGCTGGACTGTGGCCTTGTCGAAACATTGCTTGCTACGAATGCCCATGTATTGAATCGCAATGCTACGACCGAGTCTCCGGTCGATGGAGCCGAAATCATCATGCCTTGCCATATCGGCAAGAACGTGGTTATCAAGAATTCAAAGGTCGGTCCTAACGTGTCGGTTGGGGATAACTGCGTGATTGAAAATTCTGAAGTTAGTGATGCTATCCTTTGGAACGGTGTAAAGGTTGTGAACCAGAAGCTTGCTGACGCCGTGATTCACGAATAA